Proteins encoded within one genomic window of Cellulomonas flavigena DSM 20109:
- a CDS encoding ABC transporter ATP-binding protein, producing MIEAQGLTKRYGSKTAVDGIDFTVRPGQVTGFLGPNGAGKSTTMRMIVGLDRPSAGSVTVGGRPYRQLRAPLTEVGALLEAKAVHPGRTARSHLRVLAATHGISTARVDDVIDLAGLGPVADKRVKGFSLGMGQRLGIAAALLGDPHTLILDEPVNGLDPEGVAWVRGLARSLAAEGRTVFLSSHLMSEVALTADRLLVIGRGQILAEGPVDEVVARATTSTVVVRSPQAGELAALLAGRTTTVTSSEPQLLEVHGPSAAEVGELAAAHRIVLHELHTVTGSLEQAYLSLTADAVEYHSGAPADAPAQTSEVVR from the coding sequence ATGATCGAGGCACAGGGACTGACCAAGCGCTACGGCAGCAAGACCGCCGTCGACGGCATCGACTTCACGGTGCGCCCCGGCCAGGTCACCGGCTTCCTGGGCCCCAACGGTGCGGGCAAGTCGACGACCATGCGGATGATCGTCGGTCTCGACCGGCCCAGCGCCGGGTCCGTGACCGTGGGGGGGCGCCCGTACCGGCAGCTGCGAGCCCCGCTCACCGAGGTCGGTGCCCTGCTCGAGGCGAAGGCCGTCCACCCCGGACGCACGGCCCGCAGCCACCTGCGCGTGCTCGCCGCGACGCACGGCATCAGCACCGCGCGCGTCGACGACGTCATCGACCTCGCCGGTCTCGGCCCGGTCGCGGACAAGCGCGTCAAGGGGTTCTCGCTCGGCATGGGCCAGCGCCTCGGCATCGCGGCCGCGCTGCTCGGCGACCCGCACACGCTCATCCTCGACGAGCCCGTCAACGGCCTCGACCCCGAGGGCGTCGCCTGGGTCCGCGGACTGGCGCGCAGCCTGGCCGCCGAGGGCCGGACCGTGTTCCTGTCGTCGCACCTCATGAGCGAGGTCGCGCTGACGGCCGACCGGCTGCTCGTCATCGGTCGCGGGCAGATCCTCGCCGAGGGCCCGGTGGACGAGGTCGTGGCACGCGCCACGACGTCCACGGTGGTCGTCCGCAGCCCGCAGGCCGGCGAGCTCGCCGCGCTCCTGGCAGGCCGGACCACGACCGTCACGTCGTCGGAGCCGCAGCTCCTCGAGGTCCACGGCCCGAGCGCCGCCGAGGTCGGCGAGCTCGCCGCCGCTCACCGCATCGTGCTGCACGAGCTGCACACGGTCACCGGCTCCCTCGAGCAGGCCTACCTGTCCCTGACGGCCGACGCCGTCGAGTACCACTCCGGCGCGCCCGCCGACGCGCCCGCGCAGACCTCGGAGGTCGTCCGATGA
- a CDS encoding Bax inhibitor-1/YccA family protein, translated as MTNPVFNNSPVFGDPRGKGRGGPATTQAPAWGTATTDAATLEQMYDAPTATTRETGRLTYDDVIVKTGGLLALLVVVGAATWVVAPQLWIVGMLVGLVLGLVNAFKKNPSPVLITLYAAAEGVFLGGISAIYETMWNGIVPQAVLATLSVFAVSLFLFRSGKVRVTPKFRRTLLIAIAGYALYSLVNLGLMLFGVGGGDFGPLRSGPLGIAVGLIAVGLAAMSLIMDFDSIKRGVEAGVPAKFAWAAAFGLIVTLVWLYLEFLRLLAILRGD; from the coding sequence ATGACCAACCCCGTCTTCAACAACAGTCCCGTCTTCGGGGACCCCCGCGGCAAGGGCCGCGGCGGCCCCGCGACCACCCAGGCACCCGCGTGGGGCACCGCGACCACCGACGCGGCGACCCTCGAGCAGATGTACGACGCGCCCACCGCGACCACGCGCGAGACGGGCCGCCTCACGTACGACGACGTCATCGTCAAGACCGGCGGGCTGCTCGCGCTGCTCGTGGTCGTCGGTGCCGCGACGTGGGTGGTCGCGCCCCAGCTGTGGATCGTGGGCATGCTCGTCGGCCTCGTCCTCGGCCTGGTCAACGCGTTCAAGAAGAACCCGAGCCCCGTGCTGATCACGCTGTACGCGGCCGCTGAGGGCGTGTTCCTGGGCGGGATCAGCGCGATCTACGAGACCATGTGGAACGGCATCGTGCCGCAGGCCGTGCTGGCGACCCTGTCGGTCTTCGCGGTCTCGTTGTTCCTCTTCCGCTCCGGCAAGGTCCGCGTCACGCCGAAGTTCCGCCGCACGCTGCTCATCGCGATCGCCGGGTACGCCCTGTACTCGCTGGTCAACCTCGGCCTCATGCTGTTCGGCGTCGGCGGGGGCGACTTCGGTCCGCTGCGCAGTGGCCCGCTCGGCATCGCCGTCGGTCTCATCGCGGTCGGCCTGGCTGCGATGAGCCTCATCATGGACTTCGACTCCATCAAGCGCGGCGTGGAGGCGGGCGTGCCCGCGAAGTTCGCGTGGGCGGCCGCGTTCGGTCTCATCGTCACGCTGGTCTGGCTGTACCTCGAGTTCCTGCGCCTGCTGGCGATCCTGCGCGGCGACTGA
- a CDS encoding double zinc ribbon domain-containing protein, with protein MTSSVRVTRAGPGDLSANVAGRRARVKEPGIDLRTRSVARCPSCSAQSAGGRFCQECGSSLAAERTCESCSATNPASARFCSGCGTPSGA; from the coding sequence GTGACTTCCTCCGTGCGGGTGACCCGGGCGGGACCGGGTGATCTGTCCGCTAATGTCGCCGGGCGCCGTGCGCGCGTCAAGGAACCCGGGATCGACCTGCGCACGCGGTCGGTCGCGCGCTGCCCGTCGTGCAGCGCGCAGTCCGCAGGCGGCAGGTTCTGCCAGGAGTGCGGCAGCTCGCTCGCGGCCGAGCGCACGTGCGAGTCCTGCTCCGCGACCAACCCGGCGTCGGCGAGGTTCTGCAGCGGGTGCGGCACGCCGTCGGGGGCCTGA
- a CDS encoding ABC transporter permease subunit yields MSTATAPAAPSATAGARVTFPRVLHSEWLKLVSLRSTWWTLGIAFVLLAGLPVMLTAASGAVPELGSDAPAGSADAVSTVVNGGLQMGSLAIVVLAALVVTSEYTTGSIRSTLAAVPTRLPVLVAKLVTVVTVTFAVGVLASAVAFGVSGLIDGDVVPDFSAPEVTRVVLGGPLVLAGIAAFTFATGALLRNTAATIAVVMGLLLVVESIVNLVPWKAFEYVRPLLPFSAGSSVMATQEAIDASAEMFPRAFDTGPWGGYAILLGWVAVLFVAATVRLRARDA; encoded by the coding sequence ATGAGCACCGCCACCGCACCCGCCGCACCGTCGGCCACCGCTGGCGCCCGCGTGACGTTCCCCCGCGTGCTCCACAGCGAGTGGCTGAAGCTCGTCTCGCTGCGCTCCACGTGGTGGACGCTCGGGATCGCGTTCGTGCTGCTCGCCGGCCTTCCCGTGATGCTCACCGCGGCGTCCGGAGCGGTCCCGGAGCTGGGGTCCGACGCCCCGGCAGGCAGCGCGGACGCGGTGTCCACGGTCGTCAACGGCGGCCTGCAGATGGGCTCGCTGGCGATCGTCGTCCTCGCCGCCCTGGTCGTGACGTCCGAGTACACGACCGGCTCGATCCGCTCGACGCTCGCCGCCGTCCCGACGCGGCTGCCGGTGCTCGTCGCCAAGCTCGTCACCGTCGTCACGGTGACGTTCGCCGTCGGTGTCCTGGCCTCCGCGGTGGCGTTCGGCGTCAGCGGGCTCATCGACGGCGACGTCGTGCCCGACTTCTCCGCCCCCGAGGTCACGCGGGTCGTCCTCGGCGGCCCGCTCGTGCTCGCCGGGATCGCCGCGTTCACGTTCGCGACGGGTGCGCTGCTGCGCAACACGGCGGCGACGATCGCCGTGGTGATGGGGCTGCTGCTCGTCGTCGAGAGCATCGTCAACCTCGTGCCGTGGAAGGCGTTCGAGTACGTCCGCCCGCTCCTGCCGTTCTCGGCGGGGTCGTCGGTCATGGCGACCCAGGAAGCGATCGACGCGAGCGCGGAGATGTTCCCGCGGGCGTTCGACACCGGCCCGTGGGGCGGTTACGCGATCCTTCTCGGCTGGGTCGCCGTCCTGTTCGTCGCCGCCACGGTGCGGCTGCGCGCGCGCGACGCCTGA